The sequence ATGGAAGACGTAAAAATCTGGGAAGAAGTACTTAAAGAAGCGAAAAAACACTGCTCCGATGATGTGGTGTCCACATGGATAAAGCCATTGCAGATGGTTGAGGTAAGGGGAGACCTTATCACCCTTCAGGCTCCGAATAAATTTTATAAAAACTGGGTTGAGGAAAAATACCTTGATACATTGAAGAAAATATTCAATGAAGGGCTTTCCATAGACGCGGATGTGCTCATTATCACAGGGGATGCGCCCAAGGCTCAGGCGGTTTCGCAGATTGCCTCCCCATCCGCCGCTGTGGCGGACTATAAAATTCCCGCCTCTTCCAATCTCAACAGGGACTACATCTTTGAAAACTTCGTTGTGGGAAGCTCGAACCAGTTTTCCCACGCCGCGTGCCTTGCCGTTTCGGAGGGACATTTCCAGAAATACAACCCGCTTTTCATTTACGGCGGTGTGGGGCTGGGGAAAACTCACCTCATGCAGGCGGCGGGAAACAGGATCATGGAGAGGTTCCCAAAACTCAAGGTTCTGTACATCACATCAGAAACCTTTACAAATGAGATGATCCAGTCACTGAAAACCAAAAAAATGGATGAATTCAGAAGCAAATACCGGAACATAGACATGCTGCTTTTTGACGATGTGCAGTTCCTCGCCGGAAAACAGAGGAGCACGGAGGAGTTTTTCTACACCTTCAATACACTGTACGAATCGCAGAAGCAGATTATTCTCACCAGCGACAAGACTCCCAGCGAGATCCCCGAACTTGAGGAAAGGATGCGCAGCCGTTTCGCATGGGGGCTCATAGCGGACATTCAGGCTCCATCAACGGAGGAGAAGGCGGCGATTATAATGAAGCGTGCTGATATTATGAACCTGAAACTTTCGGATGAGCTTGGCATATTCCTTGCGGAAAACATAAAAACTGAGAATATCAGGGAGCTGATAGGCGCTCTTGTCCGTCTCAGCGCATACGCATCCTTCCATAACGAGCCTCTGAGCATCG is a genomic window of Geovibrio thiophilus containing:
- the dnaA gene encoding chromosomal replication initiator protein DnaA, whose product is MEDVKIWEEVLKEAKKHCSDDVVSTWIKPLQMVEVRGDLITLQAPNKFYKNWVEEKYLDTLKKIFNEGLSIDADVLIITGDAPKAQAVSQIASPSAAVADYKIPASSNLNRDYIFENFVVGSSNQFSHAACLAVSEGHFQKYNPLFIYGGVGLGKTHLMQAAGNRIMERFPKLKVLYITSETFTNEMIQSLKTKKMDEFRSKYRNIDMLLFDDVQFLAGKQRSTEEFFYTFNTLYESQKQIILTSDKTPSEIPELEERMRSRFAWGLIADIQAPSTEEKAAIIMKRADIMNLKLSDELGIFLAENIKTENIRELIGALVRLSAYASFHNEPLSIALARKSLDKFLVRKDKMVTEENIIDAVTGYFNVKMSDLKSKKRTKSISLPRQVAMYILRSKLNISLQEVGELFGGRDHSTVLHSVQSIEKKCRDDKEIQEIIATLEKSLYS